CTCTTCTTCGAGCGAAGGATAGCCCACGGAGAGTTTCATCAAGAAACGGTCAAGTTGGGCTTCGGGCAGCGGGAAAGTGCCTTCGTATTCAATGGGGTTTTGGGTGGCTATCACCAGGAAAGGCTGCGGCAAAGGCAGGGTTTCGCCATCCAATGTGACCTGATATTCCTGCATGGCTTCAAGCAAGGCCGATTGTGTTTTTGGGGAGGCGCGGTTGATTTCATCGGCAAGGATGATATTGGCAAAAATTGGGCCTTTACGGAGTTCAAAGCCGCCTCGTTGGCGGTCAAAAATATAGCTGCCGGTAATATCACTGGGCAACAGATCGGGGGTGAACTGGATGCGCTTGAAATCCAGGCCGAGAGCGGTGGCAAAACTATTGGCGATGAGGGTTTTTGCCAGGCCCGGATAGTCTTCGAGGAGCACATGCCCCCCGGCCAGAATGGCGGCCATGATGCGCTCGAGCAAGTCGCGCTTGCCAACGATGGCGCGCTCGATTTCGGTAATAATGCGATCACTGATTTTGGCGACTTCGGTCGTATTCATGAGGGATTAATTCTCCAATGGGATACAGATTACGCAGATACGTCGGATGGATTGCCGCTTACAAATTATTCCCGGTCAAGGGTGAGGGATTGTTCGATATAGGCGACTAGCACCTCGGGGGGCAGATTCAACGGCTGCGGCGCGGGCGATGAAAACCAACGCCGGGACATGGCCGCACCCGTCTGAAATTTTTTGGCGGTTCGCAAATAGGCTTCAATTTCAGCAGGCAATTCCAAATCTTCGTAGAGCATGCTTTCGGGGGGCAAACCAGTGCGGCAGGCCAGAGCAGCATCGGTGAGATCGGCGATGTGTTGGGCCAACCGCCAGCGCATATAAGCGCCGCGTTGGGCATCCTTAAGGTGACGCTGCCAGCGAAGCACAGACGATAGTTGCTGCGCATTTGGATGCACAGGATTCGGGATTGGCCCGCGGCGTAATTTTAGACTTATCCAAAAAAATACTCCACCCACTAAAATCAGCGCGACCCACAAGGTAAACTGGTCGAAACTAAGATAGAGTAAACTGGCGATTCCGACAAAGTAGGTCAGCGGGATTACAAACAGTTCACGAATCAACTCAGGCCAAAGGAGAATTGCCAGCGGGCCAAGAAATGCGCTGGCGCCGAATACCCACCAAAACCGCGGCTTCATGATTTTCCCAACCCGGCTGCGACAATGGCCTGCAAGCTAGATTCGGCCAGAGGCGCTGCATCTGCATCCAGCGGTAAACCACCCCCGTAGCGTACTTGCTCGAAAAGATGCGTTAGCTGATCCACAGCCGTTTCGGGCAGGCCGCTGCGTTTAAGTTCTTGGGTAAATTCGCGCGGCGTCATGGCCTCCTGACGCCGCAGGCCGCGCCGTCGTTCAACAATGCGGTGCATCTCGGCATAACAGCGCAAGATCGTGTCTTCCAGATGTGCGCCCGCCGACAAGTCATCCAGAGCCTGGTTCGCTTCGGCGCTGAGATCGGTAAGAGAGGCGGGGCGCAGTTGCCACCAACGCCAAATTTGCCAGAAGAGGTAAGTCAGCAAACCCACAAAGACGAGATTGGCGATCCAGTGCAACCATTGTTCTTGCTGCGCCTGAAACTGCAGCGCACTGGTATTAGCTTGATCGGGCGATTCGGGGGAAAGACCACTGAAGTTGAGTAAATTTTCCGGGGTAATTTGCCCGCAGCTTCGTAGCATCAGGAATAGGGCGTAAGCTGTCAGGGACATCGCCAGCGCGCGGCGGATGATTTTTTTGCGGGCTTCGGGCGAGACCAGAAAATAGATGGCGGAGATTGGCAGAATCACCCACAGGATCAGAATCCCCACTGTTTTCCACGCACCCACTAAACTCCAGGTTCGCAGCCCCATGCTCGGCATTGTTTGGGAAGGCTGCTCTTGATCCTCCAAAAAGAAAACTTGCCCCGACGCAAATTCAATTTGTGAAAGGGTCGCAGAAAGCATAAGCAGCCCCCCCACAGCCAACAAGAAAGCTATGATGATCCAGAAATTTTGGCGGCGTGTGTCCATATACGATGAATATACTGGTTTATGCGGAAGCTGGTTCACCGTTCCGCAAGATCAACGAGCGATGGACTCGGCCACTGGAACGGCGATGAAGAACGTGGAGCCTTTGCGATACTTGCTTTCGAACCCAATGCGGCCCCCTTGCATCTCGATCAGGTTTTTGGTGATATGCAAGCCCAGCCCGGAACCGGGCGACAGACGCGCTTCAGGATCGTCAGAGCGGAAAAATTGGGCGAAGATTTTTTCCTGATCTTCCGGGGTCATGCCGATACCATTATCCTTGACGGCTACACGCACAATTTGTAGCGCGCCGGGTTTTTCGTCCGGTAGTGTTTCGGCCTGAATGGTGATGGCGCCGCCCTCGGGGGAGTATTTATTGGCATTGCTAACCAGGTTGACCAAAATTTGCACGAGGCGGGTTCGATCACCCCAAACCGGCGGCAAGCCCGCGGGGATTTTGATCTGCAAGCTTTGTTGTTTCGCATCAATGGCGTGCTGCTGCGAACGGGCAACTTCGTCAACTACATCGGCAATATCAACGGCATTAAAATC
This genomic window from Chloroflexota bacterium contains:
- a CDS encoding DUF4129 domain-containing protein, whose product is MDTRRQNFWIIIAFLLAVGGLLMLSATLSQIEFASGQVFFLEDQEQPSQTMPSMGLRTWSLVGAWKTVGILILWVILPISAIYFLVSPEARKKIIRRALAMSLTAYALFLMLRSCGQITPENLLNFSGLSPESPDQANTSALQFQAQQEQWLHWIANLVFVGLLTYLFWQIWRWWQLRPASLTDLSAEANQALDDLSAGAHLEDTILRCYAEMHRIVERRRGLRRQEAMTPREFTQELKRSGLPETAVDQLTHLFEQVRYGGGLPLDADAAPLAESSLQAIVAAGLGKS
- a CDS encoding MoxR family ATPase translates to MNTTEVAKISDRIITEIERAIVGKRDLLERIMAAILAGGHVLLEDYPGLAKTLIANSFATALGLDFKRIQFTPDLLPSDITGSYIFDRQRGGFELRKGPIFANIILADEINRASPKTQSALLEAMQEYQVTLDGETLPLPQPFLVIATQNPIEYEGTFPLPEAQLDRFLMKLSVGYPSLEEEQEILRRRRARRQDTFDLQQITNAEELLAMRAAMEDVHIEADLENYIAAVVHHTRREQRTAVGASPRGSLALLKLARAKAALDGRAYVLPDDVKTFIQPALSHRLVLKPDLWMNKTAAYEVLDTIANLVPVPVIEGI